A stretch of the Lactuca sativa cultivar Salinas chromosome 9, Lsat_Salinas_v11, whole genome shotgun sequence genome encodes the following:
- the LOC111919544 gene encoding NAC domain-containing protein 17-like has product MDSESIAAVTVSKSSSSSGEKCFPPGFRFHPTDEELILYYLKKKTCGRSLKLDIIGEIDVCKWEPEELPGKAKWKTGDRQWFFFTHRDKKYSNGGRSNRGTKHGYWKATGKDRLIKHYSRTVGIKKTLVFYEGRAPSGKRTDWVMHEYSMEEEELKRCKNVQEHYTLCKVFKKSGPGPKNGEQYGAPFVEEEWSDDDNCLDVESLLVKNINNTSVNQPKLTSEPEIVEPLAQSHPVNSANNPSHVQLEVHPGSDLAQSAKEPSVITCVEEVPLLLPLPQPLVINEDFLELDDLQGPQPSFQSSMFDDFQFGGVDEFCALEFYNNATQFNEVNPFKSQPFYTSNLDFGIENSGLHSYSNDYNSSLWTHNQETEDSTDVTIFAPSGINDKSGIPDSGVNQNQKTGEDDGGTDSWFSSAISLALALALALESKALTNKAFDLIPSFGRISNADGAVTHVTRRVKRSLRPKGICLFFCSWSVVCYIMCIFRDIYRVTSKMHIVKHSYGLDEGGESEKGVILNHGVKYVNVNEKHK; this is encoded by the exons ATGGATTCTGAATCAATCGCAGCAGTCACTGTTTCCAAGTCATCATCGTCCTCCGGTGAAAAGTGCTTCCCTCCTGGTTTCCGGTTCCATCCGACCGATGAGGAGCTGATTCTGTATTATCTGAAAAAGAAAACCTGCGGTCGATCACTCAAGCTTGATATCATCGGCGAAATTGATGTTTGTAAATGGGAACCAGAAGAGTTGCCAG GTAAAGCTAAATGGAAAACCGGCGACAGGCAGTGGTTCTTTTTTACTCATCGCGATAAGAAGTATTCTAATGGAGGAAGATCAAACAGGGGGACAAAACATGGTTATTGGAAAGCCACCGGAAAGGATCGTCTCATTAAGCACTACTCTCGCACAGTTGGAATAAAGAAAACTCTCGTTTTTTATGAAGGCCGTGCACCCTCTGGTAAACGCACAGATTGGGTGATGCACGAGTACTCCATGGAAGAAGAGGAGCTCAAGAGATGCAAGAATGTACAAGAACACTACACCCTGTGCAAAGTATTTAAGAAAAGCGGACCAGGTCCCAAGAATGGTGAGCAGTATGGTGCTCCCTTTGTTGAAGAAGAATGGAGCGATGATGATAACTGTTTAGATGTTGAATCACTTCTTGTGAAGAACATCAATAATACTTCAGTCAATCAGCCTAAGTTAACTAGTGAACCTGAGATTGTTGAACCACTGGCTCAATCTCATCCAGTCAACAGTGCAAATAACCCGAGCCATGTACAGTTGGAGGTGCACCCTGGTTCTGATTTGGCCCAGTCAGCAAAAGAACCATCGGTGATCACTTGTGTGGAGGAGGTGCCACTGCTACTGCCACTGCCACAACCTTTGGTGATCAATGAAGATTTTCTTGAACTGGATGATCTACAAGGTCCACAACCATCTTTTCAAAGCTCAATGTTTGATGATTTTCAGTTTGGTGGTGTTGATGAGTTTTGTGCACTTGAGTTCTACAATAATGCAACCCAGTTCAACGAAGTGAATCCTTTTAAAAGTCAACCATTTTACACGAGTAATCTTGACTTTGGAATAGAAAACTCTGGTCTACATTCATATTCAAATGATTACAATTCCAGCCTCTGGACACACAACCAAGAAACTGAAGACTCAACTGATGTCACCATTTTTGCTCCTTCAG GTATAAATGACAAGTCTGGAATACCCGATTCCGGTGTGAATCAGAATCAGAAAACCGGAGAAGATGATGGTGGGACGGATTCCTGGTTTTCTTCTGCCATAAGTCTGGCATTGGCATTGGCATTGGCATTGGAGAGCAAAGCTCTTACGAATAAGGCGTTTGATCTTATTCCTAGTTTTGGTAGAATCAGCAATGCCGATGGGGCTGTTACTCATGTGACtagaagggtaaaaaggtcattGAGACCAAAGGGTATTTGTTTATTTTTCTGTTCTTGGAGTGTTGTTTGCTATATTATGTGTATTTTTAGGGACATCTATCGAGTTACTAGCAAAATGCATATTGTGAAACATTCATATGGTTTGGATGAAGGTGGAGAATCTGAAAAAGGTGTAATTCTAAATCATGGGGTGAAGTATGTAAATGTGAATGAGAAACACAAGTAG
- the LOC111919569 gene encoding 60S ribosomal protein L9, giving the protein MIHQVNLSYSSHSCAAYNLSSALRLLHFVTAIVRRASSQVRKVDMLDGVTVVRYKKVKDELILDGNDNELKCVMKKKDIQKFLVMKNKDIQKFLDGNYVSNKGKIEFCDN; this is encoded by the exons ATGATTCATCAGGTAAACCTATCGTATTCATCTCATTCGTGTGCAGCTTACAACCTTTCTTCTGCACTGCGTCTTCTCCACTTCGTCACAGCCATCGTCCGACGAGCTTCATCACAG GTGAGGAAGGTGGATATGCTTGATGGAGTGACCGTGGTCAGATACAAGAAGGTTAAGGATGAATTGATTCTAGATGGAAATGACAATGAGCTT AAATGTGTTATGAAGAAAAAGGATATCCAAAAGTTTCTTGTTATGAAGAACAAGGATATCCAAAAGTTTCTTGATGGTAACTATGTGAGTAACAAGGGAAAGATAGAGTTCTGTGACAATTGA